In the genome of Dermacentor silvarum isolate Dsil-2018 chromosome 1, BIME_Dsil_1.4, whole genome shotgun sequence, one region contains:
- the LOC119444580 gene encoding uncharacterized protein LOC119444580, protein MTMKIMVSTATQTKHPSTTQSAVLNQREAACPEAQRDTAIQVTPLPLLPADFRPLRGSTPVPMEMDDSCAGDEDEPAAQEDTSYVPSFSESFFSAHHESSEVPTRVEEPLHTERKFIVFESCLRELLTTCKVCGQAVGDISSKVVGTLLIVEGMCDKEHMLQWRSQPLVRGSGAGNILLAAGVLFSGCAVAATLRCLNSIGVQTITERTFYNYQRAYLLPAINELFHRKQAEMASELAGLQVDLAGDGRCDSPGYSAKYMTYSVLSMQNGCILHTEQVQVGESPEVPNSVSMEKQGLAKCLMGVEKLGIRIRSLTTDRHPGVNRYCRVEKPEIKHWFDTWHVAKGLKKKLLAASRTHQVITPWIQSILNHLYWVAAMGQGDGELVISMWRSLLNHVPNKHDGHDGPYKNASMTPLTTGNG, encoded by the exons ATGACCATGAAAATCATGGTTTCCACAGCGACACAGACGAAGCATCCCTCCACCACACAAAGTGCAGTGCTGAATCAGCGTGAAGCTGCATGCCCTGAAGCCCAAAGAGACACTGCAATACAAGTCACCCCACTACCATTGCTCCCAGCAGACTTCAGACCTCTCCGTGGTTCAACGCCTGTGCCAATGGAGATGGATGACTCTTGTGCAGGTGATGAAGACGAGCCAGCAGCTCAAGAAGACACCAGCTATGTGCCATCATTCAGCGAGAGCTTCTTCAG TGCTCACCATGAGAGTTCAGAAGTCCCCACAAGGGTAGAAGAGCCCTTGCACACTGAACGAAAGTTCATTGTCTTTGAGAGCTGCCTGCGGGAATTGCTCACCACCTGCAAGGTCTGTGGCCAAGCAGTAGGCGACATCAGCTCCAAGGTTGTGGGCACTTTGCTCATAGTGGAGGGCATGTGTGACAAAGAACACATGCTCCAGTGGAGGAGCCAGCCACTTGTTCGTGGGAGTGGAGCTGGAAACATTCTTCTGGCAGCAGGAGTGCTATTTTCTGGCTGTGCAGTGGCTGCGACCTTGAGGTGCCTAAATTCTATCGGCGTGCAGACCATCACAGAACGGACCTTCTACAACTACCAGAGGGCCTACTTGCTGCCTGCCATAAACGAG CTTTTCCACCGTAAGCAAGCTGAAATGGCCAGTGAGCTTGCTGGCTTGCAAGTCGACCTGGCAGGTGACGGGCGCTGTGACTCTCCAGGCTACAGTGCCAAGTACATGACATACAGTGTGCTTTCTATGCAGAATGGCTGCATTTTGCACACAGAACAAGTGCAAGTTGGAGAG TCGCCTGAAGTCCCTAACAGTGTTTCTATGGAAAAACAAGGGCTTGCCAAGTGCTTGATGGGTGTCGAGAAGCTGGGCATCAGGATACGTTCGCTGACAACAG ACCGACATCCTGGTGTCAACCGGTACTGCCGCGTGGAGAAGCCAGAGATTAAGCACTGGTTTGATACTTGGCATGTTGCTAAAG GTCTGAAAAAAAAGCTCCTGGCTGCTAGCCGCACACATCAAGTTATCACACCTTGGATCCAAAGCATCCTAAACCACCTCTACTGGGTGGCTGCCATGGGCCAAGGTGATGGTGAGCTTGTCATCAGCATGTGGAGAAGCCTCCTCAACCACGTGCCCAACAAACACGATGGCCATGATGGGCCCTACAAAAATGCCTCCATGACTCCCTTGACGACAGGGAATGGTTGA